From the Zonotrichia albicollis isolate bZonAlb1 chromosome Z, bZonAlb1.hap1, whole genome shotgun sequence genome, one window contains:
- the SLC46A2 gene encoding solute carrier family 46 member 2 has protein sequence MVGIMAMRTWIEPVVAGSQVASAFYDTALLLVVKNYYNQTNSTAPAHVLEDAQQKAVSNFYIIYNLVLGLSPLVSAYGLSKLGDRIHRKIPICFPLLGYLGSKTLLLLLILLGWPVEVMYGAAALNGLTGGFTTLWAGIMALGSLGSSESKRSLRLIIIELVYGLAGFLGSMASGYLFVGFSNRYREGTVLVCCSIACYAFCLLYSIFVLTVPKPAAPCPAKAKSAEEVGGQLPEAVVAGSTQPSESSIFTPVSPSKLIIILLFVAAILYDLAVVGAMNVLPLFLLREPLSWNAVEIGHGNAAGYVIFITSFLGVLVFSRYMRDITMIMIGVASFSAGILIMAFVQWTFLFYIARAVMLFALIPLPTIRSMLSKHVEGSSYGKVFVLLQLSLVTTGVVTSTVYNKIYQNTLDWYSGFCFILSFLVGCLSLLPLSFVAIKQRSTTGSLEILTE, from the exons ATGGTGGGAATAATGGCAATGAGGACGTGGATTGAGCCGGTGGTCGCGGGTTCCCAGGTGGCCAGTGCCTTCTACGACACAgcgctgctgctggtggtgaagAACTACTACAACCAGACCAACAGCACAGCTCCCGCCCACGTCCTGGAAGATGCTCAGCAGAAGGCTGTATCTAATTTTTATATCATCTACAACCTAGTTCTGGGCCTGAGCCCACTGGTGTCAGCCTATGGCTTGTCCAAGCTGGGGGACAGGATACATCGCAAGATCCCCATCTGCTTCCCTCTTCTTGGTTATTTGGGCTCCAAaactctcctgctcctcctgattCTGCTGGGCTGGCCAGTGGAGGTGATGTATGGGGCTGCTGCCTTAAATGGGCTGACAGGAGGCTTCACCACACTTTGGGCAGGCATCATGGCTCTGGGATCCCTGGGGTCCTCTGAAAGCAAGAGGTCTCTGCGGCTCATCATTATTGAACTTGTGTATGGCCTGGCTGGCTTTCTGGGAAGCATGGCATCTGGCTACCTCTTTGTTGGCTTCAGCAACCGCTACCGAGAAGGCACCGTGCTGGTGTGCTGCAGCATTGCTTGCTATGCCTTTTGTCTCCTCTACAGCATTTTTGTCCTCACAGTCCCCaagccagcagctccctgcccagccaaaGCCAAGAGTGCAGAGGAGGTGGGTGGTCAGCTACCAGAAGCAGTGGTAGCAGGGAGCACCCAGCCTTCAGAGAGCAGCATCTTCACTCCAGTGTCACCCTCGAAGCTCATCATCATCCTGCTGTTTGTGGCAGCAATCCTCTATGACCTGGCTGTGGTTGGTGCCATGAACGTACTCCCACTGTTCTTGCTCAGGGAACCTTTAAGTTGGAACGCTGTGGAGATTGGCCATGGCAATGCTGCTGGGTATGTGATCTTCATTACCAGTTTCCTAGGGGTGCTTGTGTTCTCCAGATACATGAGGGATATTACCATGATCATGATCGGAGTAGCTTCATTCAGCGCTGGCATCCTCATCATGGCCTTCGTGCAGTGGACGTTCCTGTTCTACATTG CACGGGCAGTGATGCTCTTCGCCCTCATCCCCTTACCAACCATCAGGTCCATGTTGTCTAAGCATGTTGAAGGATCATCCTATG GTAAGGTGtttgtcctgctgcagctgtctTTAGTCACCACGGGAGTAGTGACATCTACAGTCTACAACAAGATCTATCAAAACACACTGGACTGGTACAGCGGCTTCTGCTTCATTTTGTCTTTTCTAGTCGGCTGCCTGAGTCTCCTCCCTTTAAG CTTTGTGGCCATCAAACAAAGGTCAACCACTGGATCCCTTGAGATTCTGACTGAGTAA